The segment AAGATGTGGCTTGGGCTCGCGCTATCGGCTGCTTCGCCAGCATTATTCAAAGATGGAAATAATTTTGGGATGattctaaaaaggccatcgagacttcaattccacaagcagtttatgataggggcacaaagtaatagagtagggttaggatcaagtaggaaggccaaAGATACGAATATATTAAAGGCCTTTATTTGGCAAGacgaaaattctaaatatgagatccatgcaatgagccTAGAAATGTAGAATGAGTGGctacacataggagatttttgcattcCATTAGCATTAAATGGCGCACTTTAATTCaagattggtcgccagcactgctaaaattttatctcaatgcgttccagatgactctcccggatcagagtaatttagtaagatggggcaaAGATACCcaaaaaacttgctacatctgcAGGAAGGCATTTGGAACTGCTAAggatttgctggtgggatgtagggtatTCCTAGATAGCGGTCAGTACTCGCGTcgtcaaaaagaaataaccacaaaccaacgatcaataggttttgtgagagaaggcactagggctccaaaatcaaacgtcaagccttactcttttattaaagcggcttcagattggactataatgatggatacgtatgagaagcaatataaaatcccagaggatatttgtgaaTCGGCCTTCAaaccggacatatttttatattcgcgaattttaaagcgctttgtactaatagagctcacgatTCCTTGGGACATCATCCCAAAAGatcatgccatcaaggtcaactaGTATTACGAGGTCACTGACGAACTCAGTGTAAacgttcgttgtaaatttgtacgcgctTGAAGtcggagcgagaggtataactgCCAaatctacaacctgctaaaagacttaggcctgccaagaactaacatcagttcattcttggaacgtgcgtcgaaggcagccctagcaggctcgtttcaaatttggttaggcagAGAGAGGAACTTGGACaatggaggtgagcgtttaacgcgcgctagataggggcccctttaacctacacctgggtcacaTGTCCCAGGCActattgaagctcctctccctacagCGCGAAGGACCccgcacccgcacggtgaatccatggaatgctgagaggtttcgtctcaaaACGGTTCTACAAGAAATTGCTGATACAGGAAGTTTGTACTTGACATAGTGCTTGACATAGtacatataagaatatttctgCAACTCGAACTAAAAAAATTGCCCTACATTAGAAGCAAGAAAACCCGTCCAATAGGCAAGATTCAGAAAACTATTCTCCACCATCAACCAACTACACTTACtcgtagaaaaaaaaatgttagaaaGGAGGGAGCCAGCGAGTAAAGGAAGAATTGTAGATGTTGCAATAGATGGAAAGACGAAATCAAATGAGTAACAGCTCAAAACAGCGGAATCCAGAGAAGAGTGACTCAATCAAGAGGAGGCTTTTACCCGCAGGGGAGTTACTACAGAATAACATACAgaaatgttgttaaaatactttaaaaacaaatctccAACTAATAagttgaaataaagaaaacgtaaataataataagatactTCAAACAAGCATGTCCTATAGCCATTCGCCAGAGCGCTCGAGGGCTGGAAGAATGGTATTTTACCAGATAATTCCTTCGTACGTTCATCAATTTACAACTGACGTTCGAAAGCCAAAATTAGGAACAAAATATCGAATAAGATTTCCCAAAGAACGTTTCTTACATTTTCCATTTAATGGTGACGGTAGCCACGTACCATCATTTTGAAACAACTGTAATTTCGGTGTTTGATATAacgaaacaagaaaaaaatacattcttcattccaaatgtatttaaaagaatgTTAGTTTTAACTAAACTTATTTCtacttatgtaaataatatgtacattataacATTGGTCtgaaacacataaatataaacggTAGTTGGTAAagttaatagtattaataatcGTATGACACAGAATAACTCACGCCATTTGGGAATTTTGGATACTtagaatattcataaaataaacacgtGCAACCGTCAGTGGGTCTTTGAACTTTGATTCAGAAAATAGttacatacaattattaatgtataaatctctttaattttcatatctgtcaaaaatgtttaaactttACATCAATTCTTACTTATGTTATAACTAATGATGTGGTGGAAATACTATAAAACCTTTCTCGTCCAATTTCTTCAGATGACAGGGACCTGGTACGAGGTGGAGCGTTCCTTCCACTTGATGGAGATATCCGCAAGCTGCATTCAGCTGGACGTAACAATAAATGAAAGAGGATTTCTACTCATCACAGTCAACACTATCAATAGATGGTACCACCTACTTCTACCTAAATATCTATTTTGGAATTAAGCAGTAAATGGATTACTGTTATCGTTGGTATCTAAgagtacacatttaaatggtACTATGATTTgtggatatactacgcgattTATTTTAcgtcttaaattaatttttatattattggtgATGGAATCCCTGTTCCCAGATGTTAGATAATTACCAGCTATCctctatattgaaattattatgaaatttaaattaaataacatccaGAGCAGTTTGCGACAATATTAGGAAATCGTTCGcggtagatgacaaataacaagactgACACTTTTATCCCGTCTGGCCGTGATCACGACAGCTGAAAGTAAAGGAAAGGTCGGGAGTATGTCGTTTTACTCTGTTTTAGtaacttttcagcaaccgtgatcacgggcacacgagatgtgaatgtctgatacaaaaataaagcacgcgtagtatatccgaatattattagtttcatttaaatgaataaaactcacgaaagtcttagatctcattagagtaaaacgaaaaataaaataataaataaattacagtttcttttaaacataGTTATGGTTGTTGATAAAGATAGAAAAACGTAAATTTGCTTCACTTTCCTGTGTGTTATCTCCTACCGCGAGTTCTCATCGTCAAACTAAACACCGGTTttgatttttcattcataaacctACGCCGACTATCTAGACTATCATATGAGAAGATTCGTGAATTAAAAACGGCTCACAGCATTTGTTGAAAATGATGAAATGCATTTGTAACCacaatctatttaatatacattaatattatgttgttttttttccaataatagacaatttctaattttttaatcattgatttttatattacaggaCAAACGCGCCGTCCATTAGCTACGGATTGGGTATTCCTAGTCATAACGGCTCGTCTTCCTTCCGCTACAAGTTGAACAATCGTATGCCGTACATCATCGGTCGCATGCTGCCCGGAGCCGGTCTCTACAACGTACTTTTTACTGACTACGAACGATTTGCAATAATTTGGTCTTGCACTAACTATAGTATAGCACATGCAGGtacgttatattatattatatgataggCATTTCAAATTTTGTCTTGCAACTTATGTCtactaaaatttacaatatttagcTAAAAAAAGTATAGGTATTTGTCCAAAACATCGATATCAtactttttatcaaaaaaaacttatggTAGTttcaataagtaaaaatttgtaaaatataccgCAGATTCAGTGTAAATAAAGCCATGCATCACTAAACAAAATACCTTGTTGGTATTAAATTTCACTATTGAAAAGGTAacaagattataaattattaaaaata is part of the Danaus plexippus chromosome 9 unlocalized genomic scaffold, MEX_DaPlex mxdp_26, whole genome shotgun sequence genome and harbors:
- the LOC116767786 gene encoding apolipoprotein D-like, with protein sequence MGDFLVMGIKLKIILLCTAVKTVTSTGLGKCPIYPQFPDYDINRMTGTWYEVERSFHLMEISASCIQLDVTINERGFLLITVNTINRWTNAPSISYGLGIPSHNGSSSFRYKLNNRMPYIIGRMLPGAGLYNVLFTDYERFAIIWSCTNYSIAHADRLWILGRHRSLAANTRAIVYALVTALGMDPDRLLLTKNNNCTSTDLTTDYD